A window from Actinomycetota bacterium encodes these proteins:
- a CDS encoding glycosyltransferase family 4 protein, translating into MRVALDATPLLGTRTGVGVFTFGAMEALAELPELDVAAYAMPWRGRGAGSLTLPLGVGRARIRLPGGGVDVLHGTNFAVPRARHAARVVTVPDLALLRFPELRTRKARFDLRSLRRAIAGDASVHTLSSFVAQEVVTLLGADPARVSTVAPGVPPLAAGSPTAGRRMAGADRYILALGTVEPRKDYAALVRAFDQLAAERDDVNLVVAGADGWAVDTFGEEVRRARHGDRVVRLGYLDEAGRSALLRGASVFALPSRYEGFGFTPLEAMEAGVPVVATEVGSLPEVLGDAALFVPAGDDAALSDGLARMLDDDALQTRLMKAGRNRLSRYSWRACADGLAALYHRVAAER; encoded by the coding sequence TTGCGTGTCGCCCTCGACGCCACGCCGCTCCTGGGCACCCGTACGGGTGTCGGGGTGTTCACGTTCGGCGCGATGGAGGCGCTCGCGGAGCTGCCGGAGCTCGACGTGGCCGCGTACGCGATGCCCTGGCGGGGCCGGGGCGCGGGGAGCCTCACGCTGCCCCTGGGAGTGGGGCGGGCCCGGATACGGCTGCCCGGCGGTGGGGTCGACGTGTTGCACGGCACCAACTTCGCGGTGCCCCGGGCCCGGCACGCGGCGCGTGTCGTCACGGTTCCCGACCTCGCGCTGCTCCGTTTTCCAGAGCTGCGCACGCGCAAGGCCCGTTTCGACCTGCGGTCGCTGCGCCGGGCCATCGCCGGAGACGCGTCGGTGCACACCCTCTCATCGTTCGTGGCCCAGGAGGTGGTGACCCTGCTCGGTGCCGACCCGGCGCGCGTCTCCACCGTCGCGCCGGGCGTGCCTCCCCTTGCCGCCGGCAGTCCCACCGCGGGCCGGCGCATGGCGGGCGCCGACCGTTACATCCTGGCCCTCGGCACGGTGGAGCCCCGAAAGGACTACGCCGCGCTCGTGCGCGCGTTCGACCAACTCGCGGCGGAGCGCGACGACGTGAACCTGGTGGTGGCCGGGGCCGATGGATGGGCGGTCGACACCTTCGGCGAGGAAGTGCGGCGGGCCCGTCACGGCGACCGGGTGGTTCGCCTCGGCTATCTCGACGAGGCGGGGCGATCGGCGCTGTTGCGCGGGGCGTCGGTGTTCGCCCTCCCCTCCCGCTACGAGGGATTCGGCTTCACGCCGTTGGAGGCGATGGAGGCCGGCGTGCCCGTCGTCGCGACCGAGGTGGGGTCGTTGCCGGAGGTGCTGGGCGACGCCGCCCTGTTCGTTCCCGCCGGCGACGACGCAGCCTTGAGCGACGGGCTCGCACGCATGCTCGACGACGACGCGCTGCAGACGCGGCTCATGAAGGCGGGGCGCAACCGGCTCTCGCGCTACTCGTGGAGGGCATGTGCCGACGGCCTGGCTGCGCTCTACCACCGCGTCGCGGCGGAGCGATGA
- a CDS encoding decaprenylphospho-beta-D-erythro-pentofuranosid-2-ulose 2-reductase, which translates to MKDALGSVQSVLVLGGGSDIARATVKALVADRARTVTLAARRPERLDDLALELKEAGATDVRLLTFDADDLDSHPAFVADAFAARDIDLVLLAFGVLGDADRTRVDRRATLDLLHTNVMGSVSVLMPVVERLKAQGHGTIVVLSSVAGERVRKSNFPYGASKAAVDGFCSGLADFLQGSGVHVMVVRPGFVDTKMTAGMDRKPMSTTPEKVADVIVAGLRKGSDTVWAPPPIRWVFAALRHLPRALFRRLDL; encoded by the coding sequence GTGAAGGACGCGCTCGGGTCCGTGCAGTCCGTGCTCGTGCTCGGCGGCGGCAGCGACATCGCACGCGCCACCGTCAAGGCGCTGGTGGCCGACCGCGCCCGCACGGTCACGCTGGCCGCCCGCCGGCCCGAGCGCCTCGACGACCTGGCGCTGGAGCTGAAGGAGGCGGGGGCCACCGACGTACGGCTCCTGACGTTCGACGCCGACGACCTCGACAGCCACCCCGCGTTCGTCGCGGACGCGTTCGCGGCGCGCGACATCGACCTGGTGCTGCTCGCCTTCGGTGTGCTGGGCGACGCCGACCGCACTCGCGTCGACCGCAGGGCGACCCTCGACCTGCTCCACACCAACGTCATGGGCAGCGTGTCGGTGCTCATGCCGGTCGTCGAGCGGCTCAAGGCGCAGGGCCACGGCACGATCGTCGTGCTCTCGTCGGTGGCCGGCGAGCGCGTCCGCAAGTCGAACTTCCCCTACGGCGCGTCGAAGGCGGCGGTCGACGGCTTTTGCTCGGGTCTCGCCGACTTCCTGCAGGGCTCGGGGGTGCACGTCATGGTCGTCCGCCCCGGCTTCGTCGACACCAAGATGACCGCCGGCATGGACAGGAAGCCGATGAGCACCACGCCCGAGAAGGTGGCCGACGTGATCGTCGCCGGGCTGCGCAAGGGCTCCGACACGGTGTGGGCCCCGCCCCCGATCCGATGGGTGTTCGCCGCGCTGCGCCACCTACCCAGGGCCCTGTTCCGCCGCCTCGACCTTTGA
- a CDS encoding glycosyltransferase family 2 protein has product MCRRPGCALPPRRGGAMTPSPRISVVVPNWNGRDLIDRCLESVRAQTVRDLEIIVVDNGSADGSAEHLRRHHPDVRLVALAVNQGFAGGVNAGVAAARGEFVALLNNDAWAAPDWLERLTARLASEPVAGACAPKIYRAEGSQPTGRLDSTGELYSIWGLPFPRGRDELDRGQYDDAKAVFAVSGAASVYRSALFAAVGPFDDDFFAYFEDVDLSFRAQLAGFSVLYEPSAVVYHRVGASSGGGMTPFGRYHFVKNSWFLFLKDVPAPLACRYLPRFLFLQVGLFWGSVRLGLLGAHVRALLRVVVSAPAMLSRRRRIQREAVRSHHEIDRMLVRELPPGIRRGRRLTKRLSAGRTAS; this is encoded by the coding sequence ATGTGCCGACGGCCTGGCTGCGCTCTACCACCGCGTCGCGGCGGAGCGATGACGCCGTCGCCCCGGATCTCGGTGGTCGTGCCGAACTGGAACGGCCGCGACCTCATCGACCGGTGCCTCGAGTCGGTGCGGGCCCAGACCGTCCGCGATCTCGAGATCATCGTCGTCGACAACGGGTCCGCCGACGGTTCCGCCGAGCACCTTCGCCGCCACCATCCCGACGTGCGGCTCGTCGCGCTCGCGGTGAACCAGGGGTTCGCCGGAGGGGTGAACGCCGGCGTGGCCGCCGCACGCGGGGAGTTCGTGGCCCTCCTCAACAACGACGCGTGGGCCGCGCCCGACTGGCTCGAGCGGTTGACGGCGCGGCTGGCGTCGGAGCCGGTGGCCGGGGCGTGCGCGCCGAAGATCTACCGCGCCGAAGGATCCCAGCCCACGGGCCGGCTCGACTCGACCGGCGAGCTCTACTCGATCTGGGGCCTTCCGTTCCCGCGTGGTCGCGACGAGCTCGACCGCGGGCAGTACGACGACGCGAAGGCGGTGTTCGCGGTGTCGGGTGCCGCGAGCGTCTATCGCAGCGCGCTCTTCGCCGCCGTGGGCCCGTTCGACGACGACTTCTTCGCGTACTTCGAGGACGTCGACCTGTCGTTCCGCGCCCAGCTGGCCGGCTTCTCGGTGCTCTACGAACCGAGCGCGGTCGTGTACCACCGGGTCGGGGCCAGCTCCGGGGGCGGGATGACGCCGTTCGGCCGCTACCACTTCGTCAAGAACTCGTGGTTCCTCTTCCTGAAGGACGTGCCCGCACCCCTCGCGTGCCGCTACCTCCCCCGGTTCCTCTTCCTGCAGGTGGGGCTGTTCTGGGGCTCGGTCCGCCTCGGGCTGCTCGGCGCGCACGTCAGGGCCCTGCTGCGGGTTGTCGTCAGCGCGCCGGCGATGCTGTCGCGTCGCCGGCGGATCCAGCGCGAGGCCGTCCGCAGCCATCACGAGATCGACCGCATGCTGGTGCGCGAGCTGCCGCCGGGGATCCGTCGCGGTCGACGGCTGACCAAACGGCTCAGCGCGGGTCGAACCGCTTCGTGA
- a CDS encoding glycosyltransferase family 4 protein, producing MRSSSWSEPPRSATGWTWRMTVMRVGLNVEQLFHSAPGGIGRYTARLATLLTTLEPADEVTAFAAAHPPASVRRVMATYGLARPALLGLPRPVLYDLWHLAGAPSLTTLSRRLRGLDVVHAPSGAVPPRGRAALVVTLHDAGFIEHPETFTRRGRRFHAQGMKAAVERADRIITVSRAAAVEVARHTGLDDSRLRVVPHGADQIEVSPDDVERVRRTFAIGARPYVFCVSTQEPRKNLRLLVAGFGRAVERHGLPHLLVLVGARGWLHEEIADMPGATSLGDRIRVLGRVADADLFPLYRGAALFALPTRHEGFGLPVLEAMGQGTPVLCSDVPPLVELVGEAGELVPHDEELWAGAIARLLDDRDRREALSAAGLRRARELTWDRCVRATRAVYQEAIASRA from the coding sequence ATGCGCAGCAGCAGCTGGTCGGAGCCTCCGCGCTCGGCGACGGGCTGGACGTGGAGAATGACCGTCATGCGCGTGGGCCTGAACGTGGAACAGCTGTTTCACTCGGCACCGGGCGGGATCGGACGGTACACGGCACGGCTGGCCACCCTACTGACGACCCTCGAGCCCGCGGACGAGGTCACCGCGTTCGCGGCCGCCCACCCGCCTGCGTCGGTCCGCCGGGTGATGGCCACCTACGGACTGGCTCGCCCGGCCCTGTTGGGCCTGCCCCGTCCCGTCCTCTACGACCTCTGGCACCTGGCCGGCGCGCCATCGCTCACCACCCTCTCGCGCCGGCTGCGCGGGCTCGACGTCGTCCATGCCCCGTCCGGCGCGGTGCCGCCGCGCGGGCGAGCCGCGTTGGTCGTGACCCTGCACGACGCCGGCTTCATCGAGCATCCCGAGACGTTCACGCGCCGGGGCCGCCGCTTCCACGCGCAGGGGATGAAAGCGGCGGTCGAGCGGGCCGATCGCATCATCACCGTCTCGCGCGCCGCCGCGGTCGAGGTGGCGCGCCACACCGGCCTCGACGATTCACGTCTCCGGGTGGTGCCCCACGGTGCCGACCAGATCGAGGTCTCGCCGGACGACGTGGAGCGGGTGCGTCGCACGTTCGCGATCGGCGCCCGGCCGTACGTCTTCTGCGTCAGCACCCAGGAGCCGCGCAAGAACCTCCGGCTGCTCGTCGCCGGCTTCGGCCGCGCCGTCGAGCGCCACGGGCTGCCCCACCTGCTGGTGCTCGTCGGCGCGCGGGGCTGGCTGCACGAGGAGATCGCGGACATGCCCGGGGCGACGTCGCTCGGCGATCGAATCCGCGTCCTCGGACGGGTCGCCGACGCCGATCTGTTCCCGCTCTACCGCGGCGCGGCGTTGTTCGCCCTGCCGACCCGCCACGAGGGGTTCGGCCTGCCGGTGCTGGAGGCGATGGGGCAGGGCACGCCCGTGCTGTGCAGCGACGTGCCGCCGCTGGTGGAGCTGGTGGGCGAGGCCGGGGAGCTGGTCCCCCACGACGAGGAGCTGTGGGCTGGCGCGATCGCGCGCCTGCTCGACGACCGCGACCGCCGCGAGGCGCTGAGCGCGGCCGGCCTCCGGCGTGCCCGGGAGCTGACGTGGGATCGCTGCGTCCGAGCGACCCGCGCCGTGTACCAGGAGGCCATCGCTTCAAGGGCGTAG
- a CDS encoding glycosyltransferase family 4 protein, translated as MTVILHVQPVAERGGSDQLLLRMIRDLPSTEFENHVVVPGPSPLAAEFEAAGARLHVVPMRRLTLSAPLGYRVAYALAWPVVVARIALVARRVRADVVHTNSLHSLYGWAVARLVRRPHVWHAREIVVQSGPALRLERLLAMRFADVVVAASNAIAAQLQPDNVRVMTDGVDADVFGPHRAGRFRAAEGIADDTPLCGFAGRVDTWKGLDVLLDAFPLIRASSPTAELVIAGGTVLGKERYAAFLRERVEAMPGVRWLGARDDVPELLADLDVFVLPSTTPEPFGMALVEALASGVPSVATDAGGPREIAAHVGEALQLVPSGEAAPLAGAVTSRLPAASSAADRRARPPRWTAPRPDYAGLFRDVSRRGALTKRFDPR; from the coding sequence ATGACGGTCATTCTCCACGTCCAGCCCGTCGCCGAGCGCGGAGGCTCCGACCAGCTGCTGCTGCGCATGATCCGCGACCTGCCGTCGACGGAGTTCGAGAACCACGTCGTCGTGCCCGGCCCGAGCCCGCTGGCGGCCGAGTTCGAGGCTGCCGGCGCCCGGCTCCACGTCGTGCCCATGCGCCGGCTGACGTTGAGCGCACCGCTCGGCTACCGCGTCGCGTACGCGCTCGCCTGGCCGGTCGTCGTCGCGCGCATCGCGCTCGTGGCCCGACGGGTCCGCGCCGACGTCGTCCACACCAACTCGCTGCACTCGCTCTACGGCTGGGCCGTGGCCCGTCTCGTCCGGCGGCCCCACGTGTGGCACGCGCGCGAGATCGTGGTGCAGTCGGGACCTGCGCTGCGGCTCGAACGTCTCCTCGCCATGCGCTTCGCCGACGTCGTGGTCGCCGCCTCGAACGCGATCGCGGCACAACTGCAACCCGACAACGTGCGCGTCATGACCGACGGCGTCGACGCCGATGTGTTCGGCCCGCATCGCGCCGGGCGCTTCCGCGCCGCCGAGGGCATCGCCGACGACACGCCGTTGTGCGGCTTCGCCGGACGGGTCGACACGTGGAAGGGCCTCGACGTCCTCTTGGACGCGTTCCCCCTCATTCGTGCGTCGAGCCCAACCGCAGAGCTCGTGATCGCAGGCGGGACCGTGCTCGGCAAGGAGCGCTACGCGGCCTTCCTCCGCGAGCGGGTGGAGGCCATGCCGGGTGTGCGATGGCTCGGTGCTCGGGACGACGTCCCCGAGCTGCTCGCCGACCTCGACGTGTTCGTCCTGCCCTCGACCACGCCCGAGCCCTTCGGCATGGCGCTGGTCGAGGCGCTGGCCAGCGGGGTTCCCTCGGTGGCGACGGACGCCGGCGGCCCGCGAGAGATTGCGGCGCACGTCGGCGAGGCGCTGCAGCTGGTGCCCTCCGGGGAGGCGGCACCGCTCGCCGGCGCGGTGACGTCCAGGCTCCCTGCCGCGAGCTCGGCCGCGGATCGCCGCGCCCGCCCGCCGCGGTGGACGGCGCCCCGCCCCGACTACGCCGGCCTGTTCCGCGACGTATCGAGGCGCGGCGCTCTCACGAAGCGGTTCGACCCGCGCTGA
- a CDS encoding FAD-binding oxidoreductase: MNSESRLLTGWGRTVPTRSDVHRPLAGDDVDAMLKEADDRGAIARGLGRGYGDVAQNAGGRVLDMTSLRRVRSIDLGAGTITVDAGFNLDALMRLIVPLGWFVAVTPGTRHVTVGGAIASDIHGKNHHRDGSFCDHVLSMELRTPAGEHLRLTADDTPDEFWATAGGLGLTGVVTEATLQLLPIETSRIRADTQRCSDLDELMTLMHEEDERYRYSVAWIDCLARGTSMGRAVLSRGEHASLDALPVDERATALAFDPHTRLAAPPWAPPGLLNRLTVRAFNELWFRKAPRHDIGGLESISWFFHPLDSVSGWNRLYGRTGFVQYQFVVPFGQEDAVRESVRRLSEARTPSFLAVLKRFGPGHGLLSFPMAGWTLALDIPSALPGLARLLDDLDDLVVGANGRVYLAKDSRLRPELLAIMYPELDRWREIRARLDPDAVMCSDLARRLQLV; this comes from the coding sequence GTGAACAGCGAGTCGCGCCTGCTCACCGGTTGGGGGCGCACGGTGCCGACGCGCAGCGACGTGCACCGGCCCCTGGCCGGCGACGACGTCGACGCGATGCTGAAGGAAGCCGACGACCGCGGTGCGATCGCGCGCGGTCTCGGCCGGGGCTACGGCGACGTGGCGCAGAACGCAGGCGGGCGCGTGCTCGACATGACCTCGCTCCGTCGCGTGCGCAGCATCGACCTGGGCGCGGGCACCATCACCGTCGACGCCGGCTTCAACCTCGACGCGCTGATGCGACTGATCGTGCCCCTTGGATGGTTCGTGGCGGTCACGCCCGGCACGCGCCACGTCACCGTCGGCGGAGCGATCGCCAGCGACATCCACGGCAAGAACCACCACCGCGACGGCAGCTTCTGCGACCACGTCCTGTCCATGGAGCTGCGCACCCCGGCCGGCGAGCACCTCCGCCTGACAGCCGACGACACTCCCGACGAGTTCTGGGCGACCGCGGGCGGCCTCGGCCTCACGGGCGTCGTCACCGAGGCGACCTTGCAGTTGCTGCCGATCGAGACCAGCCGCATCCGGGCCGACACGCAACGCTGCTCCGACCTCGACGAGCTGATGACGCTCATGCACGAGGAGGACGAGCGCTACCGCTATTCGGTCGCCTGGATCGACTGCCTCGCGCGCGGCACGTCGATGGGACGCGCCGTGCTCAGCCGCGGTGAGCACGCGAGCCTCGACGCTCTGCCGGTCGACGAGCGCGCGACCGCGCTCGCGTTCGATCCCCACACCCGGCTGGCGGCTCCGCCCTGGGCACCACCCGGTCTGCTCAACCGCCTCACCGTCCGCGCCTTCAACGAGCTGTGGTTCCGCAAGGCGCCCCGGCACGACATCGGGGGGCTCGAGTCGATCAGCTGGTTCTTCCACCCGCTCGACAGCGTGAGCGGCTGGAACCGGCTCTACGGCCGGACCGGTTTCGTGCAGTACCAGTTCGTCGTCCCGTTCGGGCAGGAGGACGCGGTCCGCGAGTCGGTGCGCCGCCTCAGCGAGGCCCGCACCCCCTCGTTCCTGGCCGTGCTCAAGCGCTTCGGGCCGGGGCACGGCCTGCTCTCGTTCCCGATGGCGGGCTGGACGCTCGCGCTCGACATCCCCTCCGCGCTGCCCGGCCTCGCCCGCCTGCTCGACGACCTCGACGACCTGGTCGTGGGCGCGAACGGCCGCGTGTACCTCGCGAAGGACTCGCGACTGCGCCCCGAGCTGCTCGCCATCATGTATCCCGAGCTCGACCGCTGGCGCGAGATCCGCGCCCGCCTCGACCCGGACGCCGTGATGTGCTCCGATCTGGCCCGGCGTCTGCAACTCGTGTGA
- a CDS encoding decaprenyl-phosphate phosphoribosyltransferase, with amino-acid sequence MGRLATDVRVSPTDPPVKRVRLRSLVRAARPKQWAKNVLVFAAPGAAGVLSHGDVLVDTLLAFVAFCLAASGTYYLNDAADVEADRRHPTKRRRPIAAGDVPLRLAVVLGAMLLVAGLGVALLVRWELLVVIAVYIGLTGSYTVWLKHVAVIDIAVVASGFIMRAIAGGVATHLPISQWFLIVASFASLFVVAGKRYGEHREMGDDRADTRSTLALYTLPYLRYVWMIASGVAITAYCLWAFEQSAGRSGLPWFELSIIPFVIALLRYALLLETGHGAAPEDVILGDRTLQVIGVVWLTVFACAVYVGK; translated from the coding sequence ATGGGACGCCTCGCCACCGACGTCCGCGTCTCTCCGACCGACCCCCCGGTGAAGCGCGTCCGTCTCCGGAGCCTCGTGCGCGCCGCCCGTCCGAAGCAGTGGGCGAAGAACGTGCTCGTGTTCGCGGCGCCCGGCGCGGCCGGCGTCCTCTCGCACGGCGACGTGCTCGTCGACACGCTGCTGGCCTTCGTGGCCTTCTGCCTCGCCGCCAGCGGCACCTACTACCTGAACGACGCGGCCGACGTGGAGGCCGACCGTCGCCACCCCACCAAGCGGCGGCGCCCGATCGCCGCCGGCGACGTGCCGCTCCGCCTCGCGGTGGTCTTGGGCGCGATGCTCCTCGTCGCCGGCCTGGGCGTTGCCCTCCTCGTGCGGTGGGAGCTCCTCGTGGTGATCGCCGTCTATATCGGCCTGACGGGCAGCTACACCGTCTGGCTCAAGCACGTCGCCGTGATCGACATCGCGGTGGTCGCATCCGGCTTCATCATGCGGGCCATCGCAGGCGGCGTGGCGACCCACCTGCCCATCTCCCAGTGGTTCCTCATCGTGGCCTCGTTCGCCTCGCTCTTCGTCGTGGCCGGCAAGCGCTACGGCGAGCACCGTGAGATGGGCGACGACCGGGCCGACACCCGCTCGACGCTCGCCCTGTACACGCTCCCCTACCTCCGCTACGTGTGGATGATCGCATCGGGTGTGGCCATCACGGCCTACTGCCTGTGGGCGTTCGAGCAGTCTGCCGGGCGCTCGGGCCTCCCCTGGTTCGAGCTGTCGATCATCCCCTTCGTGATCGCGCTCCTCCGCTACGCGTTGCTCCTCGAGACCGGTCACGGGGCCGCGCCCGAGGACGTGATCCTCGGTGACCGAACGCTGCAGGTCATCGGAGTGGTGTGGCTGACGGTGTTCGCGTGCGCCGTCTACGTCGGGAAGTGA
- a CDS encoding glycosyltransferase — translation MDPHPTEPPGAPPVVAVVVVTDPGPWLEEVLACLGRQDYPSVSVLVIDAASATDPTPRVAAALPGAYVRRLAEDPGFPAAANEVLSAVEGAAYFAVLHGDVAPDPDALRLLVEEALRSNAGIVGPKLVEWDAPERLLAVGLNVDKTGAVAPIVERGELDQEQHDAVRDVFAVPTACLLVRSDLFDALDGFDTEMREQGDDVDLCWRAQIVGARVLVAPAARVRHLEVEGPRYGGLVTEGRRAAAHHRLRATLKNYSRFHLVRVLPQAMFVTVVQVLLAAARGRMADARGLASAWPANIRALPRLRPLRKAAQRLRTVPDAEVRRLQTGGSAELRAEIRVRVGGREGVRALTEAGRSLAGSLRNGPARAAAGLLGVLILAVVVGDRHVAGREVPAVGQLAAFPGSPVTFFRHFLTGWRPAGLGVEAPAPPAFALLGGAGFLVLGHMSLLRTLLVLGAWPVGAIGAFRLTRDLGAARARVVAVIVYLSVPVPYNALARGRMPGLVAYAAAPWLLSHLARLTGADPLDDGDPAGGSRFRLRKVVALGLVLALSAAFAPALAVAVLVASVGLTAGSLLVGGPAPFRAAIAGTAGVAVAAALLFPWTLDVAGWGDRWSALGGVPTALDGSLGLGAYLRFQTGPLGAAPLGWAFLVAAALPLVIGRSWRLWWATRLWLVALACFGVAWATGRGWLPGGFQTPEVLLAPAAAALAASAALGVVAFDIDLRRFRFGWRQVASVGAAGAVIAGALPVLGAAGDGRWHMPSAGVSQALDWTRAKQRAGTFRILWVGDAAALPLDGWDLGDGLAYATSRDGPPEATDLWPGPETRADRLIPDAIGAARRGDTTQLGHLLAPMAVRYLVVTGRLAPGRIRAPRTPVPTVVSQAFAAQVDFKLVPSDPSVVVYENTAWGAGRAVLDRGVSLRPTSRGADLSGSRPVLRQERSPARFRGRVPGDATVFLSDNADGWKLSVSGKGTRRGTAFGWARSFRVNRGGQATLHFSTSPLRYGALALELALWAVAVGYVRRSRRRPA, via the coding sequence ATGGACCCCCACCCCACTGAACCGCCGGGCGCGCCTCCGGTCGTGGCGGTCGTCGTGGTCACCGATCCGGGGCCGTGGCTCGAGGAGGTCCTGGCCTGCCTCGGTCGGCAGGACTACCCCAGCGTCTCGGTGCTCGTGATCGACGCGGCCAGCGCGACCGATCCCACGCCCCGCGTGGCCGCGGCGCTGCCGGGTGCCTACGTGCGCCGGCTCGCCGAGGACCCGGGCTTTCCCGCCGCCGCCAACGAGGTGCTCAGCGCGGTCGAGGGCGCCGCCTACTTCGCCGTCCTGCACGGCGACGTGGCGCCGGACCCCGATGCCCTGCGCCTGCTCGTCGAAGAGGCCCTCCGGTCGAACGCCGGGATCGTCGGCCCGAAGCTCGTCGAGTGGGACGCGCCCGAGCGCCTCCTCGCGGTGGGGCTCAACGTGGACAAGACGGGCGCGGTCGCGCCGATCGTCGAGCGGGGCGAGCTCGACCAGGAGCAGCACGACGCCGTGCGCGACGTCTTCGCGGTTCCCACCGCGTGTCTGCTCGTCCGCAGCGACCTGTTCGACGCCCTCGACGGCTTCGACACCGAGATGCGAGAGCAGGGCGACGACGTCGACCTCTGCTGGCGGGCCCAGATCGTGGGCGCGCGCGTCCTGGTGGCACCGGCCGCGCGGGTGCGTCACCTCGAGGTCGAGGGGCCCCGCTACGGCGGGCTCGTCACCGAGGGCCGTCGAGCGGCGGCGCACCATCGGCTGCGCGCCACGCTGAAGAACTACAGCCGGTTCCACCTCGTGCGCGTGTTGCCGCAGGCGATGTTCGTCACGGTCGTGCAGGTGCTGCTGGCCGCCGCGCGCGGCCGCATGGCCGACGCGCGCGGGCTCGCATCGGCATGGCCTGCGAACATCCGCGCCCTGCCCCGGCTGCGACCGCTGCGCAAGGCCGCGCAGCGTCTCCGCACCGTGCCCGACGCGGAGGTGCGTCGCCTGCAGACGGGGGGCAGCGCCGAGCTGCGCGCCGAGATCCGGGTGCGCGTCGGTGGGCGTGAAGGCGTCCGCGCCCTCACCGAGGCGGGGCGCAGCCTGGCCGGCTCGCTGCGCAACGGCCCGGCGCGCGCGGCTGCCGGCCTGCTCGGTGTCCTCATCCTCGCCGTCGTCGTCGGGGACCGCCACGTGGCCGGCCGCGAGGTGCCCGCGGTCGGACAGCTGGCGGCGTTCCCCGGGAGCCCCGTCACGTTCTTCCGCCACTTCCTCACCGGGTGGCGGCCCGCCGGTCTGGGCGTCGAGGCCCCGGCCCCGCCGGCGTTCGCGCTCCTGGGCGGCGCCGGGTTCCTCGTGCTCGGACACATGAGCCTGCTCCGCACGCTGCTCGTGCTCGGCGCGTGGCCGGTGGGTGCGATCGGGGCGTTTCGCCTCACCCGCGATCTCGGCGCGGCCCGCGCCCGCGTCGTCGCGGTGATCGTGTACCTGAGCGTGCCCGTGCCCTACAACGCGCTGGCCCGGGGGCGGATGCCCGGTCTCGTCGCGTACGCCGCCGCGCCTTGGCTGCTCTCCCACCTCGCGCGGCTGACGGGCGCGGACCCGCTCGACGACGGTGACCCGGCAGGCGGGAGTCGCTTCCGCCTGCGGAAGGTCGTGGCCCTGGGACTGGTGCTCGCGCTCTCGGCCGCGTTCGCGCCCGCTCTCGCCGTCGCCGTCCTCGTGGCGTCCGTCGGCCTCACCGCAGGGTCGCTGCTGGTCGGCGGCCCTGCGCCGTTCCGCGCGGCCATCGCGGGCACCGCCGGTGTCGCGGTCGCCGCCGCCCTCCTGTTCCCGTGGACGCTCGACGTCGCCGGCTGGGGCGACCGCTGGTCGGCGCTCGGGGGCGTGCCCACCGCGCTCGACGGGTCGCTCGGGCTGGGCGCGTACCTCCGGTTCCAGACCGGTCCTCTCGGCGCCGCCCCCCTCGGCTGGGCGTTCCTGGTGGCCGCCGCGCTCCCGCTCGTGATCGGGCGCAGCTGGCGGCTCTGGTGGGCCACCCGGCTGTGGCTCGTGGCCCTGGCCTGCTTCGGGGTGGCGTGGGCGACCGGCCGCGGCTGGCTCCCCGGCGGGTTCCAGACGCCCGAGGTCCTCCTCGCGCCCGCGGCGGCGGCGCTGGCCGCGTCGGCGGCCCTCGGCGTGGTCGCGTTCGACATCGACCTGCGCCGCTTCCGCTTCGGGTGGCGCCAGGTCGCGTCGGTCGGCGCCGCGGGAGCGGTCATCGCGGGCGCGCTCCCCGTGCTGGGCGCTGCAGGCGACGGCCGGTGGCACATGCCCTCCGCGGGCGTGTCCCAGGCGCTCGACTGGACGCGAGCCAAGCAACGGGCGGGCACGTTCCGGATCCTCTGGGTGGGCGACGCCGCCGCGCTCCCGCTCGACGGCTGGGACCTCGGCGACGGCCTCGCCTATGCGACGTCGCGCGACGGCCCGCCCGAGGCGACCGACCTGTGGCCGGGGCCGGAGACACGCGCCGACAGGCTCATCCCCGATGCGATCGGCGCGGCGCGCCGCGGCGACACCACCCAGCTCGGTCACCTGCTGGCGCCGATGGCCGTGCGTTACCTGGTCGTGACGGGCCGGCTCGCTCCCGGGCGCATCCGGGCGCCGCGCACGCCGGTGCCCACCGTCGTCTCGCAAGCGTTCGCGGCCCAGGTCGACTTCAAGCTGGTGCCGTCCGACCCGTCGGTGGTCGTCTACGAGAACACCGCGTGGGGCGCGGGACGCGCCGTCCTCGACCGGGGCGTGAGCCTGCGCCCGACGTCGCGCGGCGCCGACCTCAGCGGCAGCCGTCCCGTGCTGCGGCAGGAGCGCTCTCCCGCGCGGTTCCGGGGGCGGGTTCCGGGGGACGCGACCGTCTTCCTGTCCGACAATGCGGACGGGTGGAAGCTGTCGGTCTCGGGCAAGGGCACCCGGCGCGGCACCGCGTTCGGGTGGGCCCGGTCGTTCCGGGTCAACCGGGGCGGGCAGGCCACGCTGCACTTCTCGACCTCGCCGCTCCGCTACGGCGCGCTCGCGCTCGAGCTCGCGCTCTGGGCCGTGGCCGTGGGGTACGTGCGCCGGAGCCGGCGACGGCCCGCGTGA